GGGCTCCTGGCGGCTGCAGGCGGCTCCTCCCCCGGCGCCGCCCTCACTCCCGGAAGGCCTGGGGGCAGAGCGGTCCCACCTCCTCGCCCAGAACGGAGCCCACGTTTccgcagagctggaactcccggctcAGTGTCTCTTCCCTCCGCCGTCACTGAAgtgccccggagcccgaggggagggcggcctcactggggctgccggctctggaggggcCCTGGCGGCTGAAGCCACGACAGTCCTGGGGACCGCGGGCCGGGTAAGTGGGCGCCGACCCTCCTCCTGGTCCAGTGCCCGCGCGTCAGCgcaagaccagcttctgaggggcaggcgttcgctgccacccgccgctgctgtgcagaaagagcggccCCCTGCGTCTGGTCCCGGGGAACTTCagtccctcctctcgcccctgccctcggcctggctcgcggggcctggtgggcgtggggagtGGGTCGGCCTGAGCATCCTGAGGGGAAACGGGCAAGGAAGGCCCAGGGTCCGGTTGGagcgtcagcgcccctcctcctGACTGCGGGGAAAGCGGCTGAAAACGCATCCCCAGGCTCGCAGGCCCCTTGTTCAGCTGAGTCTctctgcgctccttcctccctgagctaaattactggggagaggggacaggggaggggaatggcgcaggtaatggggaacatcaaaaggtgattgttaactaaggaaaaccagctctcccaaggtgaggaatgtAGCGCTTTTCTttctatgggaagatgcaagcgtctgggctcactgaaatcattcctttgatatgcacctcagctctctggggcctgcattctgtatttgcatatcctgagttCCTCAGGGCCTGCCAGCTCACACTGGAGGGCTGCAAGTGCTGATGTCTGTGACATCCTTtttttactgatatggcaagaatTATTCCATTTCTCACAGGCTTGAGGGACAGAGAGTGAAAAAGAGTAGGAGAATCTCACTCAGCATGTAATTtggcttataaatatatatatatatataatattcatatttaaGTGTGCTAATGGAGGCTCTCAATTCCAATCAATTTGTACTACTGCCCTCTATGTATTAATTGcatcaatatcatatgataaatgCCTATAAAATTGACGTAATCCATTTAAAcaggataattatttttaaaggaaacataatagaaatataacaacaaaaccctTACCACCAAAGGCTGTGTGTGGACCAACCTGAATAcatgttccattgttaaaatattgaaagatgtattcagtagaaatatcaacaaaatgaaaaataataagggCAGCGGAATGCTGAAATGTTgtatctttatcattaaagtggcagaaaatcatttagTAGGCACTGAGGGCAGACGATGcctgattttatatctttttcatatttgtgcagttgtttcagcaagtaacttaaagacaaaatggaaaaacaaggaggtttgtgcctgagatcatgttgatgtgaaaccagggatggccaccttgtgccaggtgcGTGAAGTTTACCTGCCCAGGTAGACCGCAGAGCTCCTGAGAAGCCAGGGTTGGAATTcttctgctgggtgccccttagCTTCTGTGACTTGATTGATTGTGAGTCATGTTGGGGGAaagacctgatcacaggaaaTGGGTGGAAATAGAGTGATTTGGGGAGCAGCTAACGACATTCATCACAGCTCATGGCCTGATTGAatgttaaagaaacaggaaaacaaatgcttcttatggaatcagagaataTGAGGGCgggacaatcccagaaaatgagaaacacccatcccattttccagatgagaaaacagaggcccagcaaggtgaaatccctcacccaagttgcacctgtctctcctccccactacatggttcatgaaagcaggactcttcctgtcttgatcactgctgaacTCCAAACAGGTCCAGGCATCTAGCAGCTGCTTCAAAAATTTTGGTTGACTGGAtgaacaatgctatttctttctttctcactcttattcaggactgtgccaagaactccccaggttgcgatgtaattcgataaatgtaaatattaattgagttttgttgtgatgagggcttaggctttgaaggtgacagacttggttcagatcctggttctgccactcagtagctgtttggctttgggaaaattactaaacctctctgagcttacttcctcctttgtaaagtgggcATAAAACTATCTGAGCCAGCAGAGCACTTGCATCAGGGATGTGCACTAagtattggtctttctcactctcccactccttctctctgtttttcccagAGAAGATGTATAGAAGGAtatagtagttttttaaaaaaaatgattaatttaataatttttgtctgcgttgggtcttcgttgctgcgtgtgggctttctctagttgccgtgagcgggggttactctttgttgcggtgcacgggcttctcattgtggtggattctcttgttgcgcttgttgtggagcacaggctttaggcgcgcaggcttcattagttgtggcctccagcctcagtagttgtggggcatgggcttagctgctccgcggcatttgggatcttccctgaccaggactcgagcccatgtcctctgccttggcaggcagattcttaaccactgcgccaccagggaagtccgatatagTACTTTTCAAAAAggggttttaatttatttcagaaaatatacatttttcttgtagaaaagtTTACTCCCCTATAGCAACATAAACACGCAAAACCACTCCAAATGCTGTATTCTATGGATTAGATATTATCAgtcacattttataagtaattgggCAAATGCCAAAACACTAGGTACTGGGGAGTAAGAAGATTCAAATCTGGGGTGCCCGCCATCCCAATTCAAGAGCAGGGTGTatttttcaaatccatgtttcatctggtctttgtttctcatccatcctctgtgtctgcctttctcCAGAAGGCTCAGATCCTCCGCTTTCACACCCTCCCGGCTGGTTGTGCCCCAGCTCCCGCCCTGGAGCCTTTGCATGCCTGGGTGTGCCTGCTCCCCCTGTGCATCACCAGCTTTGCCAGGGAGCTGCTGTATCGTGCACTGCTTGCTGTGCCCAGAGTACCTGGACCCTTCTGGTACATGAAGTACACCCTCATCACCATGTGTGCACGCCCATCCCCTTACCTTATATCCTGCCTCTAAGCCAGGGTTGGGGGTGACTACAGTGTGCATTCagctgtgtgaggtgctgggatcaaagtgaagttcccaacttttgaagttgcaggcttgaggggcacacagtgatttaaaatcaggtcacctgacttaaaggggggactgattgatttaaagccaaggcagctgacttaaagcctgcgtcCCTCAGCTGCAGGACGAGACCAGCTTTGGCGGTCCACGGGTTCGCTCCAAGCCAGGACTGCTGTTCAGGAAGAGCTTCCAGTAGTGCCTTAGTGCAGGGGGACTTGGTCCGTGgtcttgcccctgccctcagaggggggccacctgctcttctggagaatcagggagggggaagtgcagagtcccagctGGAGTTGCGGCACCCTTCTCTGATGGCAAGGAAAGGGGGGCGGGGCTGTGtagtgtcctggggctggactcACCAGGTCGACTCAGCCTCTCAGCCCCCTAACCTCCCCTCACACACCCCACAAGAGTTTTCAGTAATATGTAATTGCGCCTTAGGTTCTTGGTCTTCAAACTCATACCCAGGCTCCCAGATCCCTTGTTTCAGCCtattcctctgtgctctttcttctattaCATACAGTccgagagggaggggctggggggggatGGGACTGGAGGGATCCCGGCAGCACTGGCCTCAGCTGACTAAAGAGATCCGGGGCCTGCGCTATCACACATGTGCGAGGACCCTTAAGGCGGAATCGAGGGGGCCAGTTAGAGGCAGTGTTTGCTGCCTCAAGTGAGTATGGATCACCGTCGGGTGGGGAGCACGCTGACCCCTGAGAAGTACTGTTAGGAGGATGTGTTCCTCCCTCGGCCTCAAGgacgtgggtgggcttcagggctCCAGTTCCTCTCCAGGCCTCCAGGTCCGACTGCACCGCAGCGGGCTTGCAGACCTGTCTTCCTGTCCCAGAACTAgccaggctccaggaagaatcCAGACTGCAGAAATGGTGCCTGAGCACTCCAGCGTAAGAAGTGCTGTCCCTGGGGACCCAACAGTGGAGGGAGGCAAGGTGAAGGGACTgggggttagggtagggaggggtggctgccctgggagacattgagagagaaatatcgccccgcacacccctgcccctgcaactgacccattgatgccataggatctcagggccttttagtcagagatgcctctgctgctttactcctgtgttcaaaactatgcaaaaccaactcttcatcctcttgctgccttgccaggacttttaaagcactgttcttttgaagcactcgttccctaaactgcagtttggagctgtcccagctatttaaaagtgttttcCTTAAACTGAGACTAAATCCTACTCTTTTGAAAAAATGTCCTTAACTTCATTGGAGATCAtcttttctgcccattccttccttctactgccctcttaagaacccctgtgctcaaagagcttggtgatttattttttgcttgatgtcCAAAAGAAACCTTCCCCATGCACCCCAAGAAGCTTTCCTGGATCATAGGTGTTTCAAAACCAtgacagtgttttgcagttaGTATACACTGGGTAGACTGCCTAGCAATCCCTCCAAGAGCCAGAGGTGAGCAACacctttgcttatttgtttggaTGTCCTTCAAGTTTAGGAAAGTACCATTCTTATGACCCAGGAGAGaagacagagccctggatggctgtggctgtgattagataacttctgatgattttatttcccttactgagctgctgcttctaggttaaattcatttcattacctgtccatttttaaagaaagactgacAAAGTCACTGGAATAGGTCAGGAGTCTGAGCTCAGGGTTGGTCAAAGGTactcacagggaggaaggtggatTAAAAATAGGTGCGTAAATAGGAGGGTTGGCAAGTACAGCCAGGACACCCGTGTTCATCGTGCATACTAATAAAGGCCAGAATCTCCTCATTTATCTCTGGTGGGAAgttctgatggtttcacaggatcaaactgaaatcatattcaaactaggggatttccctgagcataaaaggaagtatccatccctagcaggagtcgctgcagaggaatagagacgtagatgtagagaatggacttgaggacacagggaggggcaagggtaagctgggatgacgtgagagtggcatggacatatatacactaccaaaggtgaaatagatagctattgggaagcagctgcatatagcacagggagatcagctcagtgctttgtgaccacctagaggggtgggttagggaaggtgggagggagacacaagagggagaggatatgggaatatatgtatacgaatagttgattcactttgttatacagcagaagctaacacaacaaggtaaagtaattatactccaagaaataTGTTAACAataggaacaacaaaaaaaaaacccaaatctaaGTCAATCAAGCCAACGGAGACATTGTGTGTGTTTACAGTTCAAGAAATCCACAAGAGAATCCTTTATTCTGTAGGCAATGAATGGTCCAttcgaaaagaaaaaaactttctaaaatgttgtttttccatttattgttcagaaCATCCTTTTTACACCTCTGAATTTCTTACTATTCAAAGCCAAGTCACGTGAGTTACAGGGAAGCAGCTGATTGATTTAAAGTTGGGTCATGTGATTTAAAAACCAGTGGCAGTTGATTGATTTAAATCCCAGTTAAATGACATGAGGAAGGGGTGCTAGaaactgctttttcatctctggctcagaatatcatATTTACCTTGGTTCTCCttatgatttagaaaacttgtgctgtctctccttggaatcatcaggagaaaaatacagtatttcaggttCACTCTTGATACCAGCTTCTCACAGTTAAGGTGTATTGAGTAAAAGATCTTCCTTCTTCAAGAGATTCCAAACTTCTGTAAGACACTTCATTgtaattggagaaaaaagaagaatgaaatcaggccagcagctgcagTGGACCAAGGCAGCCCCCATGActagggaaggagaaggaagggctgAGAGTTGGCTTTAGAGCAGACAACCTCCAGAGGGCGCTGAAGCACaggcagagcccacctgccactcccagtttggcactccagggtcagatttgggtttggagatggggttgctgtaaccccaaggaggtgagcagagaggaggagttgaTTACCTCTGATTATCCTCTGACTCTCTGATTTGATTATCCTCTGACTCTCTGGCCCAAATTGCCTGACGTCACAGGGGGGGACAGAGTTTTGCTTTCAGCAACTGATGGGACACTTCCAGGCTGGTCGGGTCGCCCAGTGGCCCGACAGCCTGACAGGCTGACTGCGGTATGATCGCCCTTCTTTTCTCCAGAATCTGTACATCAGGAGGTGCATGGGTGTGGGAGCCCATTcaccgccaccccccacccccaggggggatggcaccttccctggctgtaccctatgatcaccaggtgcttgaaatgaatgcaagatttttgacttcaaggaaaagCTCACGTGACCACTTCTGCCTCATAATGTGTGGGATTTACTATAATGGAAGGACATTATAAAGAACAGGTAGAAAACTCACCTGTTGGTCTCCATGTAGGAGTTAATTTTGCATGAATCCCTCCTACATGAGTAGATAGCAGAGGCTTATTTTTGTTCCCGTGTGTGTAGTTGTGTCAGAGGATGTAGGTATGGTGATTTGAAGCCGTCAAGGAAATATTCGCAGAACTCTCAAGACTTCTCTTGATTGGAAccgaaagagacctggaaaaggaggaaaagcaaaggaggagggagaaagaatgactgtttctcagtaaattcaccttcctggttgattgttctctcttcccatttcttttaacttccatgtatgtctaatggaataatgtagaaaggctgatttttatgctttaaaagattttacatcacaaagaaactagaagtggctaacagaacttattcaaatcaattttacctagagactttgatattaaatttgtatactaaaatgggtttatccaaattttctctttctttttgagtgaatatttgtaacatatttttgtagataataatttatcctagatatacaaaattgtgagaatgggTACCATTTGTTACCagttaaatgatttcttttaaatgaatagattgtacactttaaatgccaatgttgTGTCTTACATGTTGTGTTTTAATTCCTGATTTccaaaacttgtgtttatttaattgatttctatctaataatct
Above is a window of Balaenoptera acutorostrata chromosome 1, mBalAcu1.1, whole genome shotgun sequence DNA encoding:
- the LOC130705941 gene encoding myosin IC heavy chain-like isoform X2; this translates as MGEKLRLESPVVAEPAVYPWLLLVYDSRKKAWAVATVAGPPGRAAPPGPREGLLAAAGGSSPGAALTPGRPGGRAVPPPRPERSPRFRRAGTPGSVSLPSAVTEVPRSPRGGRPHWGCRLWRGPGG